One segment of Alnus glutinosa chromosome 2, dhAlnGlut1.1, whole genome shotgun sequence DNA contains the following:
- the LOC133861816 gene encoding uncharacterized protein LOC133861816, whose amino-acid sequence MDGIQQVALPVLGIVAAAAVTFYAVSFSELREKSFKDLEDSEAENGGFKYVSSRERRARRKAEKESKG is encoded by the exons atggaTGGGATTCAACAAGTAGCCTTACCCGTACTAGGAATTGTAGCAGCTGCAGCTGTTACCTTCTACGCTGTAAGCTTTTCTGAGCTTAGAGAG AAATCTTTTAAAGATTTAGAAGATTCAGAGGCTGAAAATGGTGGATTCAAGTATGTGAGCTCAAGAGAGAGGCGGGCAAGAAGAAAAGCAGAGAAAGAATCCAAAGGTTGA